From a region of the Saccharomyces paradoxus chromosome IV, complete sequence genome:
- the PAD1 gene encoding phenylacrylic acid decarboxylase PAD1 (Phenylacrylic acid decarboxylase~similar to YDR538W), producing MFLLPSRANLAFFKTTGVFARFPLLNRTISTSSSFLSYKLSKDVTRVSTSPPRPKRIVVAITGATGVALGIRLLQVLKELSVETHLVISKWGAATMKYETDWEPHDVAALATKTYSIRDVSACISSGSFQHDGMIVVPCSMKSLAAIRIGFTEDLITRAADVSIKENRKLLLVTRETPLSSIHLENMLSLCRTGVIIFPPVPAYYTRPKSMDDLLEQSVGRILDCFGIHADTFPRWEGMNSK from the coding sequence ATGTTCCTATTGCCTAGCAGGGCTAATTTagcctttttcaaaactacAGGCGTTTTTGCTAGATTTCCTTTGCTAAATAGAACCATTTcaacttcatcatctttccTTTCGTATAAACTATCAAAGGATGTAACTAGGGTATCAACTTCGCCTCCAAGGCCAAAGAGAATTGTTGTTGCGATTACTGGTGCGACTGGTGTTGCATTGGGAATCAGACTTCTTCAAGTGCTAAAAGAATTGAGCGTGGAGACTCATTTGGTAATATCAAAATGGGGTGCAGCGACAATGAAATATGAAACAGACTGGGAACCGCATGACGTGGCGGCCTTAGCAACCAAAACATACTCGATTCGCGATGTTTCTGCATGCATTTCATCCGGATCTTTCCAGCATGATGGTATGATTGTGGTGCCCTGTTCTATGAAATCGCTAGCTGCGATCAGAATCGGTTTTACAGAGGATCTAATTACAAGAGCTGCTGATGTTTCGATTAAAGAGAATCGTAAGTTACTACTAGTTACTCGGGAAACCCCTTTATCCTCTATCCATCTTGAAAACATGTTGTCTTTATGCAGGACAGGTGTTATAATTTTTCCTCCGGTACCTGCATATTATACAAGACCCAAGAGCATGGATGACCTATTGGAGCAAAGCGTTGGTAGAATCCTAGACTGCTTTGGTATCCACGCTGACACTTTTCCCCGCTGGGAAGGAATGAACAGCAAGTAG